A region of the Leptospiraceae bacterium genome:
AATTAGATATATTGATATTATCTGAAACTCATAAAGATATAGTCGGAAAAATTCATAAAATATGGTTAGTTCGAGATAAACATCATTTTATGATTGAAGTTACTAAAGACAGATTAGAATTAACCGACCCTTGCTTTGCAAGTTGCTATCCGACCTTCGAGTAATGTTTTATCATCAACTCGAAATATACTTTAAATAAGCCATCACAAAGTCATCCAAGTCCCCGTCCATAACAGGCTGCACGTTTCCGGTCTCGTGATCGGTGCGGTGGTCTTTGATTAGGTTGTAAGGATGAAACACATAACTACGAATTTGCGAACCCCAAGCGATGTCTTTTTTTTCACCTGATTTCTTTTGGCTTTCCTCTTCGGACTTTTTCTTTTCTAGTTCGTAGAGTTTGGCTTTGAGCATTTTCATAGCAGTCGCTCGGTTTTTGATTTGTGACCTTTCGTTTTGGCACTGAACTACAATTCCAGTTGGAAGATGCGTCATGCGAACGGCTGAGTCTGTTTTATTTACGTGCTGACCGCCTGCACCGGATGAACGATAAGTATCAATTCGTAAATCTTTGTCTTCTACTACAATATCAATGTCATCTTGCAATTCTGGAGAAACATGCACGGAGGCAAAGGATGTATGTCGGCGTTTGTTTGCATCAAAGGGAGAAATTCGCACAAGCCGATGAATTCCATTTTCCCCTTTCAAATATCCAAAGGCATATTCCCCCTGGACGTGGAGGGTAACGTTCTTTATCCCCGCACCTTCTCCTTCCTGGTAGTCAATCATATCAACGCGGTAGCCTTTTTTTTCGAAGTAGCGACTGTACATTCGAAATAGAATTTCCGCCCAGTCTTGACTTTCCGTTCCACCTGCACCAGGGTGAATATTGAAAAATGCATTGTTTCCGTCATCCTCTCCGCTGAGAGAACCAAGTAATTCTAGTTTAGTAAATTCTTCTAGTAGTCGCGCATAATCTTCATTTAACGACAATAGAGTAGCTTCATCGGAAGATTCTTCTAAAGTCATTTCAATCAAATCAGGAAAATCTAAAATTTCTTGGCGAATGGAAAGCCAAGGATTTAATTTTTTCTCTAAAACATTTTGGAGTTTTGAAATCTCTTGCGCCTTATCGGGATTATCCCAAAACTTCGGCTCTTTAGCTTGTTCTTTGTATGAGATTACTCTGTCATAGTCAGTCTGTAAATTCAAAGATTTCCAACGAAAATTAAAATTTTCTTGGAGCTCCTTACTTAGTTTGATGAGTTCTTTAACTGGCTTAATATCCATAGTTTACTCTGAAAATAAAAAAGGCATTCCAAGGATTAACCTTAAAATGCCTTCTGTGTTTGGGCGGAATTTAATTCAGGATTGGTAGAAAATTTCTATTAGGTTGTTGTCTGGATCTTTAAATACTAGAGCTTCGCCCTTTCCAGCACTTTCAGGACCTTTTACGATCTTGATTCCCTTCTCTTCGATTTCAGAAATTGCTTCTGTAAAGTCATCGACATCCAGAACAAAGCTGAGAACAGGAGTTAAACTTCCGCTCAACTGATTTTCTACTTTATCCACTAGCACTAACTTAACTTTTATCGGGTCAAGAGTCATGATGGTAAATTTTGAATTGGAGTCGTCAAGGACTTCAAAATCAAACAAATCAGAATAAAATTTTGCTGAAGCTGACAAGTTTGTTACAGCTATACTTACGTGGTCAATACCTTCTACTATTATCATTCCATAAACCTATAATCTTTTTTACCAGTTTGGCTGAAAATAGTAGGCTGTCCATAGAAAAATGTTCTCAAATTACAAATAAGTGACCCAATCAGAGCCAACACTCATAATGGCTAATTTGATTTCACTGGTTAAGACTTTCAGTGTTATGTCTTGTTTCATAGCTTCTGCTGTAATCAAAAAGGTATTGCCAGCTTTGAGTTTTTCCGTATCAACCTCGCACTCGCCTGCTAAAACGTGCACAATTTGAAAAATTTTTTCTATAGAGGGGCTTGGAATACTTTTTTCTCCTGAAAATTCTAAAACTTCTAGACGGAATTTATCGTTAGCTGTGAATAACATTCGTTTTCCGCCTGTCCATTCCAGAATTTTGGGTTGAATTACTTCTTCTCCATTTGATTTTTTGAAATTCAAAACATCTAATGCTTTTTCTAAATGTAATTTACGAGGTTTGCCATCATCGCCTAATCGCCCGTAATCGTAAACACGATAAGTTGAATCAGAAGACTGTTGGACTTCTAAGAGTAAATTTCCTCCGCCAATAGCATGAACTGTCCCGGGATTAATCATAAAAGCATCGCCAGACTTTGCTTTGACTGATTGCAAACATGACTCCGCTTGGTTATTTGCGATCAATTCCGCATAACGTTCTCGCGTTAACCACTCAGAAAATCCACAAACAATTTCTGCTCCCGGGTCAGTTGCCAAAATAAACCAGGCTTCTTTTTTTCCAGAACTTTCAGGATCATATGCCGCGGCATAAGCATTGTCGGGATGAACTTGAACGGATAATTTATCTTTTGCGTCAATGATTTTTACAAGAAGAGGAAAATCTTCTTCACTCTTAAATACTTCGCCTAGAATTTCTTTTGTGTGAGATTTATAAACTTCTCGAAAAGTTTTCCCTTTTAAAACTCCATTTTCAATGATAGATAAGTCATTTCCATAATCTGACACTTCCCAAGACTCACCAATATTTCCATCGAGAATCTCTCTTCCGAGGATAGTTTCGAGTTTGCGCCCGCCCCATATTTTGTCTTTGTAGATTGGTTTAAATTTTAGTATGTTTTGCATGATGAAATAAAATCCTTTTGAATAGTTAATAATGCCTGTTCAATAAAAAGCAACCAAAAACTAAGGAACCCAGCGCGATGTCGACCCTCATTCTTCAGAGAACGCTGTGGGAACTGTATTAAAAAGTATTTTTCATTTTCAAAGCAAAGACTCTTTAAATCATGGAATATCATACTTTAGGAAGATTTTAAATGAGCCCTCTCAAATTCCTCTCCCGTTTCATTTGTATAATTTCTTTTTCCTTTGGAATTTTTTATACATCGAACTTAATCGCAACCAATTGTACATATTGTTACCAAATTGCCTCTGTAGAAATTACATTTCGAAATAAGAAAACACAGCAGGGTTATATATCTTGGAGTCCAAACCAAGATTTTGAATTAACCGAACGAGGCTTTTTAGATGACGCAAAAAAGAAGCAAAGAATTCGTTTTTTTAAGCAGCTATCTAAAGGTACTTCCGATTTAGAGAACGATGCGGTAAGTGAGTATTATGCGCTTGCAAAGAATGTGCTTTTGCTCAGGCGATACGATATTAAAAGAATTAGAATTTTAAACGCGAATTATGGTTCCGCTAGGTCAGATATTCAGATTGTGAGGAGATGATAAAATAAAAAAGCCAACAAGTATAAACCTGTTGGCTTTTATGTGATTGTAAAAGTTGCATCGTACCATCGCTCCTCCATCGTAGGGACTTGATTAATCAAGTCCTTACGATGGAGTCCTTACGGTAGCGAAGTCAGTCGATAGACTACGACAACTGTAGTCGTTAGTCTATTCTTCGTCTTGTTTAACTTTGTATTTCTTCATTAGTTCTTCACTAACGTTTCTTGGAACTGGTGCATAACGGGAGAATTCCATTGAGAATTCAGCTTTACCCTGTGTAGAAGAACGAAGAACTGTAGAATAACCAAACATATCCGCAAGTGGAACTTCTGCTTCAATTTTACAATAAGCATCTTGCTCAGTAGTAGCTAAAATCATACCACGTCTTTGGTTTAAACCACCAAGGATTGCACCTTGGAATTCAACCGGACCGTCAACTTCCACTTTCATAATAGGCTCGAGGATGATCGGAGCTGCTTTTGAGAAACCTTGACGGAATCCATAACGAGCACCAATTTGGAAAGCCATATCGGATGAATCCACATCATGGTAAGCACCGTCATTAATAACTGCACGCACACCAGTAATAGGGAATCCAATAAGTGCTCCTCTTTCAAGACAACTTTTGAAACCTTTATCGCAAGAGCTAATATATTCACGAGGAATAGATCCACCCACAACTTTGTCGACGAATTCGTAAACTTTTCCTTCTTCGAGTCCGATTGGTTCTAAGTAACCAGCAACACGAGAGAATTGTCCCTGACCACCAGTTTGTTTTTTATGTGTGT
Encoded here:
- the prfB gene encoding peptide chain release factor 2, encoding MDIKPVKELIKLSKELQENFNFRWKSLNLQTDYDRVISYKEQAKEPKFWDNPDKAQEISKLQNVLEKKLNPWLSIRQEILDFPDLIEMTLEESSDEATLLSLNEDYARLLEEFTKLELLGSLSGEDDGNNAFFNIHPGAGGTESQDWAEILFRMYSRYFEKKGYRVDMIDYQEGEGAGIKNVTLHVQGEYAFGYLKGENGIHRLVRISPFDANKRRHTSFASVHVSPELQDDIDIVVEDKDLRIDTYRSSGAGGQHVNKTDSAVRMTHLPTGIVVQCQNERSQIKNRATAMKMLKAKLYELEKKKSEEESQKKSGEKKDIAWGSQIRSYVFHPYNLIKDHRTDHETGNVQPVMDGDLDDFVMAYLKYISS
- a CDS encoding VOC family protein, which translates into the protein MIIVEGIDHVSIAVTNLSASAKFYSDLFDFEVLDDSNSKFTIMTLDPIKVKLVLVDKVENQLSGSLTPVLSFVLDVDDFTEAISEIEEKGIKIVKGPESAGKGEALVFKDPDNNLIEIFYQS
- a CDS encoding class I mannose-6-phosphate isomerase yields the protein MQNILKFKPIYKDKIWGGRKLETILGREILDGNIGESWEVSDYGNDLSIIENGVLKGKTFREVYKSHTKEILGEVFKSEEDFPLLVKIIDAKDKLSVQVHPDNAYAAAYDPESSGKKEAWFILATDPGAEIVCGFSEWLTRERYAELIANNQAESCLQSVKAKSGDAFMINPGTVHAIGGGNLLLEVQQSSDSTYRVYDYGRLGDDGKPRKLHLEKALDVLNFKKSNGEEVIQPKILEWTGGKRMLFTANDKFRLEVLEFSGEKSIPSPSIEKIFQIVHVLAGECEVDTEKLKAGNTFLITAEAMKQDITLKVLTSEIKLAIMSVGSDWVTYL